TTCGCTCAGCATACGGCTTTGTCTCAGCTAATTTCAGATTTTTCAGACAAAGCCTAGTCAACCCCCAGAAAATACCACCAGGTGCCGCCCTGCTTTTCGTAGCCCAGATCTTCGTAAAGCGCTTGTGCCTGTGTATTGTTGATGCCTGTCTCGAGGGCAACTCCTTTGGCGCCGGTCTCTTCCCCAAATGCGCGAGCGGCATTCATGAGCGACCGCGCCACGCCTTGCCGGCGCGCTTCCGGGGCAACGTACAAATCATTCAGCAACCAGACCCGCCGGGCCGACACCGAAGAGAACAACGGGTACAACTGCGTAAACCCAACAAGCTTGCCGGCGTCATCGGCAGCAGCAAAGATGACGGACTCATCATTTGAAAACCGCTCCGCCAGAAAAGCACGCGCTTTTTCCATGTCCGAGGGTTGCTTGTAGAATACCCGGTACCCATCAAAAAGGGGTACAAGTTGATTAAGGTGCTCCGACGTCGTCCTTATTATTTCCATGTCCTTTTACGATTTAGCGAACCAGCGATTCTTGCGATTAAAGGATTTAAATGAATGCCGATTTTCGAGTGTCGAATGCCGATTGATGTTTCTTGAATGCCACTGCAGTACAAAAGACGCTTCTGAGTTGATAAAGTGCACAACAGAAAACGAAATCACGAAAAAACGAAATCACGAAATCACCATCTTCAACCCCTGGTTCTCATCATTCAGCATTTACGCGGTTTAGCATTAAGAGTCGCACTTCCATCACCTGGCTACCAGGCATCTCTAATGCACGCAAGGTGAGCGACCCCGCGCCTGCTTCCAGGGTGATTGTGCCAAGCGTCATGGGCTTGAAGTCTTTCACATAAGACTCCTGGCGTGGATCGCGATCGTTTTCAGCACCCAGTAAGGGCGGATCGTTTGCTACGGTCACCTGCGCCTGAATTTCAGCGCCCCCAAAGGCCAGCGCAATTGTGGCACCCAGGTCGTCTTCCGGACAGGCATAATACAATACCGCTTCATACTCTCCAGCTGTTAAGACGTCTACATTCCAGCTGATCTGATCGTTAACATCTACCCAATTCCGAAAGAAAGAATCATTGGGATACCGGTTAGAGCGCTCGATACGGCCTGTACCTTCAGCATCTCGGATAGGCAACTGGGTAAAGGTAAAATCGGGATGCCCCACAGGAAACGGCCGGGGTTCTCGATTGAACTCAGCGAGCACTTCTGCTTCCCAGGCTTCTTTGGCTTCACGCATCGCGGTTGCTACGACGGGGACGTTGTCTGACACATCTGTGGTTTGCCCAAAATCTGCGGCCATATCAAACAGTTGGTTATCAGCGCCGAGCCGATAGTTTTGGTCGCGCACACTGGTGTTACCGCGCCAGTGACTGAAGATATAGCGGTCTTCCCAGGCATCAGCACCATCAAGTAAAGGCTTCAGGCTAACGCCATCCAGCGGTTGCTTTGCACCGTGCTGGATGCCCGCCATTTCGGCAAGCGTCGGCAGCAGGTCGATGGCGCCGGCAATTTCCTCAACTGAAGAACCAGCCTCGATGGTATCCACCCATTGCATGTAGAACGGAGACTTCACACCGCCCTCGTCCGTTGACCCCTTCCGCCCTTTCATGCCACCATTCCATCGACTCCCATTGGGTCCGTTGTCGGTGAAATAAATAATGATGGTATTGCGCTCCAGATTCAACGCGCGCACTTTCTCTTGAATGCGGCCCACATTCCAGTCGATGTTTTCCACCATCGCCAAAGCAGCTCGGGTGTGCTGGGTATTCTCCCGCTCGGGTTCACGATGCCGCAGCTTGAGGCTGCTGTCGTCATCAAACTTCTCCCACCATCGATCCGGCACTTGCATCGGACTGTGTGGGGTGTTGTAAGGCAAATAGGCAAAAAAGGGGTTGCCGGCGTTTGTCTCTATGAAGTCAAGGGCCCAATCCGTGAAGTCATCGATCATGAAGCCATTGCCTTTTACGAGCGTGCCGTTGTGCTCGAGCAGGTTCGGACTGAAGTAGTCACCCCAGTGACCCGAGGCAAACCCGTAAAACTCATCAAACCCACGGGCATTTGGATGGTAAGGCGGCTGCATGCCATTGTGCCACTTGCCAAACGCGCCGGTTGCATAGCCGGCAGCGCTGAGCACCTCTGCGATGGTCTCTTCGTCGAGGTCGAGCAGTTCGCCACCGGCTGAAGTTCCAAAAACGCCGCCTCTTGGGTGATACCGGCCTGTCAGCATCTCCGCACGCGTTGGCGAACAAACCGGACTCACGTAGAAGTTTTCAAACTTTACGCCGTTTGTCGCCAATGCATCAATGTTCGGCGTTGCAAGATTTGTATTGCCAGAGCTGCTCAAATCGCCCCACCCCTGGTCGTCGGCGAGTATCATGATGATGTTGGGTTGCTGCTGCGCAGCCGGTGGAGTGCTGCACGCCTGTCCCAAAAAAACGATACCCAGGAGGGCCGCCAGGCGCTGCAAAAGAAATAACTGGTGTGTTTGCCTCATGTTACAATCGACTCACTGTGCTGCTAATGGAAGTAAACAGTCACAAGTATAATTCATCTCTCGTCGATTCGCCAGATGCCTGCGTTACCTCGAAGAAATTATTATTTTCGCTATGTCGTGGTATACAGCCACCAATCTGGAGCAACCTTGACAAGGCTTATAACATCACCGCTAGGCGCATACTCCCCATATTCCGGGTCACCTTTCGGCGTGTACAAGATGCCCGAGTAATTGTCCAAAAAGCCGTCGATCACGAAGGCTGTCCGCCCCTCGTATCTCGTCACGCTAACCACGCCAATGTCTCGTATGCGCGCCAGTACATCTTCGTAAGCTTTCAATGATACTCCCGCAGAGTCTAATGCTGCCGGTAGCGGCATGGCATCAGACGGGTTGTTGCCTGGTCCCAGATAGTGGAATCCGTTTACTGTTTTAAAATGGCGCCGGCCGTTATTTAAATATTCGATCGTTTTGTACTGTTCAAGCTTTTCGACAAGCAGTACAAGCCTCGCTTCGCGCCTAAAAAAATAGAGATGGTCGCCCATCAGAAGCAGCCATCCGCTCCAGAACATGGGTATCCACAAAACAAAAGACACGATAGCAATCCAGACAACACGCCTGGACCTACTTCCGCGAATCAAAGCCACGAGACCTCCTACACAGAATACCAGCGCCAAAAGCAGCAACAGTAAAAAAATCAAGCCAACACCAAAACCCGGGCTAAACAGCTCACGGTTCAGGAGAGGCAGCATATAGATCCCAATAAGGCCGACTACAAAAAATACTCTTTTCATTATGAAGTATTGCGATCATTTTTGAAACCAACAACTAGCATGACTACCCTCGTCGCGGTACAGATTGCGTACCAAAGGCGTCTCATGTGTATCAGATAGGTACAGAAAGGCATTTTATTTGATAGCTTATGGGTTGCCCCGCAAAATACTGGACCTCGTCTCAATGAAAGTCCCCTATTTCTCGCTGCAAGTCAGCCATATTGGTATGTATTCTTAATGCTGCCTGTTGTACCTTTGCCCCATGACACCCCTGCGGCAAGCGACATAGTGAACCAGATGCATTCCGGAGCATTCTTGCAAAACGCTTGAGCATCCCCTGTTTTCAACCAGCTGAACCAACTCATGAAACAACGCTTTCTCCTTAGCCTGACCCTCGTACTTGCTGCGGGTGCCCTGTTGCTCATTTTCTACTCATCATCTTCCCTGTATAATGATGCCCCAGAACAGTTTGAGGCCAGATCTGAGAAATCCAGGATTATGGCTGACCAGGGACATCCAGACAAGTTTGCGGAATACCATGCACAGGTAAGACAGGGCCCCAATGGCGAAACCTATCCCTTGAATTACAAACTTGATGCGCTAAAGCAGGCACAATCGGCGCGTAAAGCACCGGGGCGCAAGTTGCCATGGATCGAACGGGGTCCGGGTAATGTAGGCGGACGGACGCGCGCCATTCTGGTTGACCCAACGGATGCAACAGAAAATACGTGGTTTGCGGGCTCCGTTGGTGGCGGCATCTGGCATACAACGAATGCCGGCGCAACCTGGCGTCCGCTCACAGATGACCTTCCAAACCTGGCCATTGCCTCACTCGCCCAATCTATGTCGAATCCAGATGTAATTTATGCTGGAACCGGGGAAGGATTTGGCAACCTGGACGCCGTAGCCGGCGCGGGCGTGTTTAAATCCATTGACCACGGCGAAACCTGGACGCAGCTCGAAGG
This genomic stretch from Bacteroidota bacterium harbors:
- a CDS encoding GNAT family N-acetyltransferase produces the protein MEIIRTTSEHLNQLVPLFDGYRVFYKQPSDMEKARAFLAERFSNDESVIFAAADDAGKLVGFTQLYPLFSSVSARRVWLLNDLYVAPEARRQGVARSLMNAARAFGEETGAKGVALETGINNTQAQALYEDLGYEKQGGTWWYFLGVD
- a CDS encoding arylsulfatase — translated: MILADDQGWGDLSSSGNTNLATPNIDALATNGVKFENFYVSPVCSPTRAEMLTGRYHPRGGVFGTSAGGELLDLDEETIAEVLSAAGYATGAFGKWHNGMQPPYHPNARGFDEFYGFASGHWGDYFSPNLLEHNGTLVKGNGFMIDDFTDWALDFIETNAGNPFFAYLPYNTPHSPMQVPDRWWEKFDDDSSLKLRHREPERENTQHTRAALAMVENIDWNVGRIQEKVRALNLERNTIIIYFTDNGPNGSRWNGGMKGRKGSTDEGGVKSPFYMQWVDTIEAGSSVEEIAGAIDLLPTLAEMAGIQHGAKQPLDGVSLKPLLDGADAWEDRYIFSHWRGNTSVRDQNYRLGADNQLFDMAADFGQTTDVSDNVPVVATAMREAKEAWEAEVLAEFNREPRPFPVGHPDFTFTQLPIRDAEGTGRIERSNRYPNDSFFRNWVDVNDQISWNVDVLTAGEYEAVLYYACPEDDLGATIALAFGGAEIQAQVTVANDPPLLGAENDRDPRQESYVKDFKPMTLGTITLEAGAGSLTLRALEMPGSQVMEVRLLMLNRVNAE